The proteins below are encoded in one region of Vibrio sp. ED004:
- a CDS encoding type II secretion system F family protein translates to MDNVTVSLVLLFVAVLFISQALLLPAAGKKAKHKELSRRLKETQRNIDEESLSLLKEHYNKELSPLDRKLIVIPFFADLKRMLELAGLKLTLSRFLFIVFLCGTLLALITLVLNQLWFICVGVFVFAWVVAYLFVQNRVTYRMARFEEQLPEALDIIRRALQAGQPLVQSFNEVGEEMPEPIGVEFKNTYNLLNYGYDLRLAIMQMTERVPTVSMLAFSSAVMLQKETGGNLSENLQKVSEVLRARFKLERKIKTLSAESRLSAWIVTLSPFALFFGLKLVNPEYIEPLYSDPRGISMVSVGVILLAIGALWIRKIVNIEI, encoded by the coding sequence ATGGATAACGTAACTGTCTCGCTGGTTCTATTATTTGTTGCAGTGTTGTTTATTTCGCAAGCCTTGCTATTACCTGCTGCTGGGAAAAAAGCCAAACACAAAGAGTTATCTCGCCGTCTAAAAGAGACACAAAGAAATATTGACGAAGAGAGCTTGTCGCTTTTAAAAGAGCACTACAACAAAGAACTATCACCGCTCGACCGAAAATTAATTGTTATTCCTTTCTTTGCCGACCTTAAACGTATGCTGGAATTAGCGGGTCTTAAGCTCACATTAAGCCGCTTCTTATTCATTGTATTCTTGTGCGGAACCTTACTAGCTTTAATTACTTTGGTGTTAAATCAATTATGGTTTATTTGTGTGGGGGTTTTCGTGTTTGCTTGGGTCGTGGCTTACCTATTTGTCCAAAACCGAGTGACATACAGAATGGCGCGATTTGAAGAACAGCTACCAGAAGCTTTAGATATTATTAGAAGGGCCTTACAAGCCGGTCAGCCACTGGTTCAGTCTTTTAATGAGGTGGGTGAGGAGATGCCAGAGCCGATCGGTGTCGAGTTCAAGAACACCTATAACCTGCTCAATTATGGTTATGACTTAAGGCTCGCGATCATGCAAATGACTGAAAGGGTGCCGACGGTTTCGATGCTGGCTTTTTCAAGTGCCGTCATGTTACAGAAAGAGACAGGGGGGAACCTCTCTGAGAATCTGCAAAAAGTATCTGAAGTATTAAGAGCCCGCTTTAAACTCGAAAGAAAAATCAAAACTCTCTCAGCTGAGAGTCGGCTTTCTGCTTGGATAGTGACTCTTTCTCCGTTTGCACTATTTTTCGGTCTTAAACTCGTAAACCCTGAATACATTGAGCCTTTGTACAGTGATCCTAGAGGAATATCCATGGTCAGTGTTGGGGTGATCTTGTTGGCTATCGGGGCGCTGTGGATAAGAAAAATAGTAAATATTGAGATATAG
- the cpaB gene encoding Flp pilus assembly protein CpaB — protein MNKSQVFLLFLLSVVFGLAAVFFAKQWMDNQVQPTIEVEEVERHPVVVASQEIEAGTIIEDQYLTTKLMEVDWINENNYSDQSELIGKVVANTIYAGEVLHKLRFTVPGEGSTLAALIPENKRAVTIRVDDVIGVAGFLLPGNKVDILNTVSYGKNSAATQTVLKDIKVLAVDQTARTKENSPIIVRAVTLEVTPKDAEKLLTAKSKGSIQLTLRNPHEVEKKVVRRYVPRPSVTIIKGTETSSVRVKD, from the coding sequence ATGAATAAGAGTCAGGTATTCCTATTGTTTTTACTGTCCGTAGTATTCGGCTTAGCGGCTGTATTTTTTGCTAAGCAATGGATGGACAACCAAGTTCAGCCGACGATAGAAGTCGAAGAAGTTGAACGTCACCCGGTTGTAGTTGCGTCTCAAGAAATTGAAGCTGGAACCATAATTGAAGATCAATATTTAACGACCAAGTTGATGGAAGTTGATTGGATAAATGAAAACAACTATTCGGATCAATCTGAGCTAATCGGTAAGGTTGTCGCTAACACCATTTATGCCGGAGAGGTGCTTCACAAGTTGCGTTTCACCGTTCCAGGTGAAGGCTCCACACTTGCGGCTCTGATTCCTGAAAATAAACGTGCGGTGACGATTCGAGTCGATGATGTTATCGGTGTAGCTGGGTTTCTATTACCCGGAAACAAGGTCGATATTCTTAATACCGTTTCCTACGGTAAAAACTCTGCTGCCACTCAAACTGTGTTGAAAGACATTAAAGTGCTGGCGGTAGACCAAACCGCCAGAACCAAAGAAAACAGCCCCATTATTGTTCGTGCGGTAACACTTGAGGTGACCCCAAAAGATGCAGAAAAGCTTCTGACGGCTAAGAGCAAAGGCAGTATTCAGCTTACCTTAAGAAATCCTCATGAAGTTGAGAAGAAAGTCGTTCGTCGATACGTGCCTAGACCAAGCGTGACCATTATCAAGGGTACGGAAACATCCAGTGTGCGCGTCAAGGATTGA
- a CDS encoding AraC family transcriptional regulator has translation MNIITPLLSDIDSDFSSIIINKISRYFLIKNYKQNISIISHLDVRLVFFILNKTDELQLLKMALSICDNLNKRIVIICTGQIPNNVRNHKNVFFVIETSSHHLTNSFEELKHKTQHIFEAHFDLDRDMNNNNQEPTKQFTSEVVNFVMDNINKEIRETEIAEKCHCSATYFSKKFHLHFGVSFRDFVCDKRILLAKKLIEADTESKIAVISYQCGYKDVSYFSRIFKKRTGVTPASYRRACTDNRKR, from the coding sequence ATGAATATAATTACCCCCTTACTGTCAGATATAGATAGCGACTTTAGCTCAATTATCATCAATAAAATAAGTCGTTACTTTCTCATAAAAAACTATAAACAGAACATCTCTATAATCAGTCACTTAGATGTAAGGTTAGTATTTTTCATATTGAATAAAACGGATGAACTTCAACTACTTAAAATGGCACTATCTATTTGTGATAACTTGAACAAGCGAATCGTTATTATTTGTACAGGTCAGATACCTAATAACGTTCGAAATCATAAGAATGTATTCTTCGTAATTGAAACAAGCAGTCATCATCTGACCAATTCATTCGAAGAGCTAAAGCATAAAACCCAACATATCTTTGAAGCACATTTCGACCTCGATCGAGACATGAATAACAATAACCAAGAACCGACAAAACAGTTTACTTCTGAAGTTGTTAACTTTGTTATGGATAACATTAACAAGGAAATAAGAGAAACAGAGATAGCTGAAAAATGTCACTGCTCAGCAACCTACTTTTCTAAGAAGTTTCATCTACACTTTGGAGTAAGCTTTAGAGACTTTGTGTGCGATAAACGAATCCTGTTAGCCAAGAAGTTAATCGAAGCCGATACCGAATCAAAAATAGCTGTAATTTCTTATCAATGTGGCTACAAGGATGTGTCGTATTTTTCAAGAATTTTTAAGAAAAGGACGGGCGTAACCCCTGCAAGCTATAGACGTGCCTGCACAGATAACAGAAAACGCTAA
- a CDS encoding TadE/TadG family type IV pilus assembly protein: MFPFKLKKAAQKGFAAIEMTLIAPLFMLLIVAAVDITHLIQANHVIINISREGGNIISRSNTDTPQEVMDIIATTSGTLDLTQDGVIYITELVGQEDASPYIKRTSTG, translated from the coding sequence ATGTTTCCTTTTAAATTGAAAAAAGCCGCTCAGAAAGGTTTTGCAGCAATCGAAATGACGTTGATAGCGCCTTTATTTATGCTGCTGATCGTGGCGGCTGTCGACATAACACATCTCATTCAAGCCAATCACGTTATTATCAATATCAGTCGAGAAGGTGGAAACATTATCTCGCGAAGTAACACTGATACCCCACAAGAAGTCATGGACATCATAGCGACAACATCAGGCACTTTGGATTTAACGCAAGACGGCGTTATTTACATTACTGAGTTGGTCGGTCAAGAAGATGCTTCTCCATACATTAAAAGAACCAGCACGGGTTAA
- a CDS encoding TadE family protein, whose amino-acid sequence MKFISRGSEGNRYRSGLKSKIKGIAIIEFTIVVSLFFALFLTVVDLGIYGFVKLTMQHSAREGARYAITGRSDLDPDSSSDREAAILEKISQSSSGLLDKVMDVQNIRVEDVYGNAITGFGGSGDIISIHLDCEWPSVNPYMYVLLDDGKFKFTVSAAMKNEAF is encoded by the coding sequence ATGAAATTTATTTCAAGAGGTTCAGAAGGTAACCGCTATCGAAGCGGTCTAAAATCCAAAATAAAAGGTATCGCTATTATCGAATTTACGATTGTGGTGAGCCTGTTTTTTGCGCTTTTTTTAACGGTTGTTGACCTTGGTATTTATGGGTTCGTTAAACTGACCATGCAACACTCGGCAAGGGAGGGGGCAAGATATGCCATTACAGGTCGTTCTGACTTGGATCCTGACTCATCGAGTGATCGCGAAGCGGCTATCTTGGAAAAAATCTCTCAATCGTCGAGCGGTTTACTCGATAAAGTGATGGATGTTCAGAATATACGTGTTGAGGATGTCTATGGTAATGCAATCACCGGCTTTGGTGGTTCTGGAGACATTATTTCTATTCACCTTGATTGTGAGTGGCCATCTGTAAATCCCTATATGTATGTTTTGCTCGATGATGGAAAATTCAAATTTACCGTCAGCGCAGCGATGAAAAACGAAGCTTTTTAG
- a CDS encoding AAA family ATPase: protein MGEAIDILPNEDDAIRLKTNLNVWLIYNSENFHAHMRQQLKRCRNVHIEPFSLLGMTEEYVKNIDAPDLIFVEANGGWAQKMVDLQSYNLQLEEHDLSLVVFGDENDNGSLKIALRLGASDFLSHDISISGLLPLFKKTAAEKIENSSYGEVFLFINTKGGMGATTLALNTAVEIASYHPNEVLLLDIDLQFGVIPEYLNITPAYSISDAIDSSNDLDEMSLGSLVNKHASGLHVLSFKHENNADDYEHAQKIGRLLPVLRRFYRYIVIDFSRGLDHIFASAISPATKVLLVAQQTLVSVKNSNRLVRTLKFEYGLQQDSIEIIVNRYEKRQTIKLSDIEQTVGKHDIHLMPNDFKVALESANLGQPLVESKKKSSITRSIIDLSHILSPPEQEEKSWLKKIFS from the coding sequence ATGGGCGAAGCAATTGATATTTTACCGAATGAAGACGATGCGATTCGCCTTAAAACCAACTTGAATGTATGGCTGATTTATAACAGTGAGAACTTTCATGCTCATATGAGGCAGCAATTGAAACGTTGTCGAAATGTGCACATAGAACCTTTTTCTTTGTTAGGCATGACGGAAGAGTACGTAAAAAATATAGATGCGCCGGACCTTATCTTTGTTGAAGCGAATGGCGGTTGGGCTCAGAAAATGGTCGACCTGCAAAGCTATAACCTGCAGTTGGAAGAGCATGATTTATCTTTGGTTGTATTCGGTGATGAGAATGACAATGGATCATTAAAAATAGCGCTAAGACTGGGTGCTTCTGATTTCCTATCTCATGACATTTCTATTTCTGGTCTCTTACCGTTATTCAAGAAAACCGCAGCGGAAAAAATTGAAAACTCTAGCTACGGGGAGGTGTTCCTGTTTATTAACACCAAAGGTGGAATGGGGGCGACAACCTTAGCGCTAAACACGGCCGTTGAAATAGCAAGTTACCATCCTAATGAGGTGCTTTTACTTGATATCGACCTTCAATTTGGAGTTATTCCTGAATATTTGAATATCACCCCCGCCTACAGTATTTCTGATGCTATCGACAGCTCAAATGACCTGGACGAGATGTCTTTGGGAAGTTTAGTGAACAAGCATGCTTCAGGATTACACGTTCTAAGCTTCAAACATGAAAATAATGCGGATGATTATGAACATGCTCAAAAGATTGGGAGATTGTTGCCCGTATTGCGTCGCTTCTATCGTTACATCGTTATTGATTTCTCTCGAGGGTTAGACCATATCTTCGCATCGGCCATCTCGCCAGCGACTAAGGTGTTACTCGTTGCTCAACAAACCTTAGTGTCGGTCAAAAACAGTAACCGTTTAGTCAGAACTCTAAAATTTGAGTACGGATTACAACAAGACTCAATAGAGATAATTGTGAATCGTTATGAGAAGCGACAAACCATTAAGTTATCAGACATAGAACAAACCGTTGGAAAGCACGACATCCATTTAATGCCGAACGATTTTAAGGTCGCATTGGAGAGTGCCAACTTAGGTCAGCCTTTGGTTGAGTCCAAAAAGAAGAGCTCGATTACACGCTCGATTATCGACTTGTCTCATATTCTTTCTCCACCTGAACAAGAAGAGAAGAGTTGGCTCAAAAAGATATTTTCATAG
- a CDS encoding AAA family ATPase: MDMRGIPSPSNLKPQISAPLVPTSIESLGIPEVVIENLLLKHLSAYPKSDVLELSNYLCVVTHIVENGLAVLRKKSFIEVFQPTSALSLDSSSHSHVRYSLSEKGIEEADLAFTRDAYLGPVPVSLAQYSDIVKQQDLRAELVTRPHVEAALSDVYGVDKMISVLGPAINSGRALLLYGHAGTGKTFVATRIVNALHTSVFIPYAVYAFGNIIKVFSTQHHRPLDRNGSETLVSLKDQYDKRWLNCERPNIQVGGELTMDMLEVNHSENSRVWLAPLQMMANNGILVIDDLGRQPMPVDNLLNRWIVPMEYYFDYLSLPNGQQVTMPFVLTLAFSTNLNPEKISDPAFLRRLGYKIEFKPLNQRDYESLWMNVVEEKELELQSGFFERLSQMHTLYKVPLFPCLPKDLAGISRDILSFEQLPPVITFDILSMAWEVYFTSDGHEEENNE, translated from the coding sequence ATGGATATGAGAGGGATACCGTCCCCGAGTAATTTAAAGCCTCAAATATCAGCTCCTTTGGTTCCGACTTCCATTGAATCGCTTGGTATACCTGAAGTTGTGATTGAAAATCTATTGCTCAAGCACTTATCTGCGTACCCTAAATCTGATGTATTAGAGCTTTCTAACTACTTGTGTGTGGTGACCCATATTGTTGAGAATGGACTTGCGGTACTTAGAAAGAAATCATTCATTGAAGTCTTTCAACCAACTTCAGCTCTATCCTTAGACTCCTCTTCACATAGTCATGTTCGCTACTCCTTGTCAGAAAAGGGCATAGAAGAAGCCGACCTAGCCTTTACCCGCGATGCCTATCTTGGACCTGTCCCTGTTTCACTTGCTCAATACAGTGACATTGTAAAACAACAAGACTTGCGAGCGGAATTGGTGACCAGACCACATGTTGAAGCGGCTCTTAGTGATGTGTATGGCGTAGACAAAATGATCTCCGTGCTAGGCCCTGCAATTAACTCGGGACGAGCTTTGCTTTTGTATGGGCATGCCGGTACAGGTAAAACATTTGTTGCGACACGCATAGTCAATGCCTTACACACTTCAGTCTTTATTCCTTATGCGGTCTATGCATTCGGTAATATCATTAAGGTTTTCTCTACGCAACACCATAGACCACTCGATCGAAACGGTAGTGAAACATTGGTTTCCCTTAAGGATCAATACGACAAGCGTTGGCTCAATTGTGAGAGACCGAATATTCAGGTAGGCGGGGAGCTAACCATGGATATGCTTGAAGTTAATCATTCAGAGAACAGTCGAGTGTGGTTAGCGCCTCTACAAATGATGGCGAATAACGGAATTCTGGTGATTGATGATCTCGGGCGTCAACCAATGCCAGTTGATAATCTGCTCAACCGTTGGATTGTTCCAATGGAATATTACTTCGATTACCTTTCGTTGCCGAATGGTCAGCAAGTGACAATGCCATTTGTGTTGACCCTCGCTTTCTCCACTAACTTGAACCCTGAGAAGATCAGTGATCCGGCATTTTTACGTCGCTTGGGTTATAAAATCGAGTTCAAGCCTCTTAATCAGCGTGACTATGAATCCTTGTGGATGAACGTTGTGGAAGAAAAAGAACTGGAGCTTCAAAGCGGATTCTTTGAGCGCTTGTCTCAAATGCACACACTTTACAAAGTGCCTCTTTTCCCTTGCTTACCTAAAGACCTCGCTGGTATTAGCAGAGACATTCTTTCGTTTGAGCAACTCCCGCCCGTTATTACTTTCGATATTCTTTCCATGGCATGGGAAGTCTACTTTACCTCTGATGGACACGAGGAAGAAAATAATGAATAA
- a CDS encoding tetratricopeptide repeat protein: MMRMNRIILLLLSLMILGCASSDESTNQFDAELYSGKPIDTLTSDDPPVSEKEAIMRGDVALRDNNIDLALYEYIRSLSFPEQEFHDKTLFTIGRIHSSRGNYALAEKAYLAALDFNPAHTEVLEQLGVLYTKQRRTDEGRSYFFKAINADQVRLKSSETTKNYQALSQSEVAALKVDSMSPALAYMGIGVLEDVEGKHQIAQEYFKKSLTIDKTSVKALLNMGYSHYMYGNYKEAYQYTRSALEIEPNNEKAQNNLALIYLASGDVKKAINVFMRHMDAPEALNNVGYFLIIQGRPDEAIPYLQQAIDKKPSYYKIANENLNRALAEVREMKASTPI; this comes from the coding sequence ATGATGCGAATGAATAGAATAATCTTACTTTTACTGTCGTTGATGATTCTTGGGTGTGCATCGTCTGATGAGTCGACTAATCAGTTTGATGCAGAGTTGTATTCAGGGAAGCCCATTGACACTTTAACCAGTGATGATCCTCCGGTCAGTGAAAAAGAAGCGATCATGCGAGGTGATGTCGCGCTAAGAGACAACAATATCGATTTGGCGCTTTATGAGTACATCCGATCTCTGTCTTTCCCTGAACAAGAGTTTCACGATAAAACGCTGTTTACGATTGGCCGAATTCACTCATCGAGAGGCAACTACGCGCTCGCTGAAAAAGCCTATCTGGCGGCATTAGACTTTAATCCGGCGCATACCGAAGTGTTGGAGCAACTTGGGGTTCTATATACCAAGCAGCGTCGCACAGATGAAGGGCGAAGTTATTTCTTTAAAGCAATTAATGCCGATCAAGTTCGCCTTAAAAGCAGTGAAACGACTAAAAATTACCAAGCGTTAAGTCAGAGCGAAGTGGCGGCCTTGAAGGTGGATAGCATGTCGCCAGCACTCGCTTATATGGGAATTGGGGTATTGGAGGATGTTGAAGGTAAGCATCAAATAGCTCAAGAGTATTTTAAAAAGTCGCTCACTATCGATAAAACCTCAGTAAAAGCCTTGTTGAACATGGGCTACTCCCATTACATGTATGGTAACTACAAAGAAGCGTATCAATACACGCGTTCGGCGTTAGAGATAGAACCTAACAATGAGAAAGCTCAGAACAACCTTGCACTTATCTACCTAGCATCAGGTGATGTGAAAAAGGCGATCAACGTTTTCATGCGTCATATGGATGCTCCCGAAGCGTTGAATAATGTCGGGTATTTTTTGATTATCCAAGGTCGACCTGATGAAGCGATTCCCTATCTTCAACAAGCGATCGATAAAAAACCTTCTTACTACAAAATTGCCAATGAGAACCTAAATAGAGCGTTGGCAGAGGTAAGAGAAATGAAAGCAAGCACCCCGATATAG
- a CDS encoding AMP-binding protein: protein MIQPNEFSQEQATALPTPNDMILKWAEERPDEVYLKQIINRQFVEFTYKEVADKALKLASALEGLGAQPGDRVALVSKNCAEWFICDLAMMLGDFVSVPIFPTAGADTIQYCIEHSESKIVIAGKLDDPKATQQVLDDNPTLVSISLPYDSAAKCQHTFEQLIDTHEPSTKRPQHHDDKLMSLVYTSGTSGLPKGAMLTYGAFTWSVQRLIDHIGIQKDDRLFSYLPLAHITERVYIFGSSVMGGVVTAFPESLDTFIDDVKMHRPTLFISVPRLWTLFQQRIQDKLPQKKLNFLLKIPFINNIIKKKLADGLGLDQARVLGCGSAPVSPALLAWYESVGLHITEAWGMTESFAYSTLNYPFRADKIGTVGNAGPGIELKIAEDEEILVRGKGLFSGYYKNDIATQESFNSEGWLHTGDIGDIDSEGYLTIRGRKKDTFKTAKGKFVAPVPIENKLFEYSRVEMMCLIGLGLPGPILLVVPHDFPNFDRARYEKTTKRVIEKMNEQLASHEKIKGVLMIKEPWSIENGVLTPTLKIKRHILEQKYHEVGHNWPKDKLVVWEE, encoded by the coding sequence ATGATTCAGCCTAACGAGTTTAGCCAAGAACAAGCAACAGCTCTCCCTACACCCAATGACATGATTTTAAAATGGGCAGAAGAACGCCCAGATGAAGTCTATCTAAAACAAATAATTAACCGCCAATTTGTTGAATTCACTTATAAAGAAGTGGCAGACAAAGCGCTCAAACTGGCGTCAGCATTAGAAGGACTCGGAGCCCAACCAGGCGATCGAGTTGCTCTCGTTTCAAAAAACTGTGCAGAGTGGTTTATCTGTGATCTTGCCATGATGTTAGGAGATTTTGTCAGCGTCCCTATCTTTCCAACAGCGGGTGCAGACACCATTCAGTACTGTATTGAACACAGTGAAAGTAAGATTGTGATCGCCGGTAAGCTTGACGATCCTAAGGCGACTCAACAAGTACTTGATGACAATCCGACCTTGGTCAGTATCTCATTACCTTACGATAGTGCGGCAAAATGCCAACACACATTCGAGCAGCTCATCGATACACATGAACCATCCACTAAACGACCTCAGCACCACGACGATAAGCTGATGTCGCTTGTGTATACATCTGGTACCTCTGGGTTGCCGAAAGGCGCAATGCTGACCTACGGTGCCTTTACGTGGTCAGTTCAGAGGCTGATCGATCATATCGGTATCCAAAAAGATGATCGTCTATTTTCTTACCTCCCACTTGCCCATATTACAGAGCGAGTTTACATCTTCGGTTCTTCAGTGATGGGAGGTGTGGTTACTGCTTTCCCTGAGTCTTTAGACACCTTTATTGATGATGTAAAAATGCATCGTCCAACCTTGTTTATTTCAGTACCTCGTTTATGGACTCTGTTCCAGCAGCGAATCCAAGACAAGTTGCCACAGAAAAAACTGAACTTCTTACTTAAGATTCCGTTTATCAACAACATCATTAAGAAGAAGCTTGCTGATGGTTTAGGGTTAGACCAAGCGCGTGTTCTCGGCTGTGGCTCAGCGCCAGTATCACCCGCTCTGCTCGCATGGTACGAAAGCGTTGGTTTACACATTACCGAGGCTTGGGGCATGACAGAGTCTTTCGCCTACAGCACGCTCAATTACCCATTCAGAGCCGATAAAATTGGTACGGTCGGTAATGCCGGCCCTGGGATCGAACTCAAGATAGCTGAAGACGAAGAGATTCTAGTTCGAGGCAAAGGCTTATTCTCTGGTTACTACAAGAATGATATTGCGACCCAAGAATCCTTTAACTCAGAAGGTTGGCTCCATACAGGAGACATCGGGGATATCGACAGCGAAGGCTACCTAACGATTCGTGGACGTAAGAAGGATACCTTCAAAACCGCGAAAGGTAAGTTTGTTGCTCCCGTTCCTATCGAGAACAAGCTCTTTGAATACAGCCGCGTAGAAATGATGTGTTTGATAGGCTTGGGCTTACCAGGCCCTATTCTGCTTGTCGTTCCACATGACTTCCCTAATTTTGATCGAGCTCGTTATGAAAAAACGACTAAGCGTGTTATCGAGAAGATGAACGAACAACTCGCTTCACACGAGAAGATCAAAGGCGTATTGATGATTAAGGAACCGTGGAGTATTGAGAATGGCGTGTTAACTCCGACTCTTAAGATAAAACGACATATCCTTGAGCAAAAGTACCACGAAGTTGGGCATAACTGGCCGAAAGATAAACTGGTGGTTTGGGAAGAGTAA
- a CDS encoding type II and III secretion system protein family protein → MRIILACVLSLLCFSNVSFAALQTGKTVTVPHHKSTHVVLSGKASKVSLGDPDVLDIVILKSNEVFLIGNKLGATNLMAWDSRGQLIESINIEVTHDLNSLKSKLYEFLPDETIEVHSAQNRLLLSGQISNQQKMNVAMRIAETYAAGQAADDSKESGSEQAAATGVINLMSIGGAQQVMLEVTVAEVQRSLVRKFDANFHFFQTSGSNFSWGASSVPAGVLGATPIFDIPTSTDYGILGSFIDSNTLFTFALDVAKQNGVAKVLAEPNLTALSGSKAEFLAGGEFPIPVPDDDGITIEYKEYGVGLKFIPTVLSDQKINLNLAVDVSEIANSSSLTIDPGSTNATYFIPPITRRSASSTLELADGQTIGIAGLLSENVRDVSNKMPGIGDVPILGQLFNSQEYISGETELVILVTPRLAKPVDRSKVTLPTDAFVDPNDLEYYLLGRSAYIAEPSDSEDKSNSSSAKDIAPTDGGSEGSFGHDL, encoded by the coding sequence ATGAGAATAATATTAGCGTGTGTTTTGAGCCTGCTTTGTTTTTCGAACGTAAGTTTTGCTGCATTGCAAACCGGAAAAACAGTTACGGTTCCACATCATAAATCGACGCATGTCGTGTTATCAGGTAAAGCGAGCAAGGTTTCGCTTGGCGACCCTGATGTTTTGGACATCGTGATTTTGAAATCTAACGAAGTGTTTTTGATTGGTAACAAGTTAGGTGCAACCAACCTGATGGCTTGGGACTCTCGAGGCCAGTTGATTGAGTCTATTAATATCGAGGTGACTCATGATCTTAATAGCCTGAAATCCAAGCTGTATGAGTTTCTTCCTGACGAGACTATCGAGGTACATAGCGCGCAGAATCGCTTGTTGTTGAGTGGGCAAATCAGTAACCAACAAAAAATGAATGTGGCGATGAGAATTGCTGAAACCTACGCTGCAGGGCAGGCTGCAGATGATTCTAAAGAGAGTGGCAGTGAACAAGCTGCTGCAACTGGTGTTATTAACTTAATGTCTATCGGTGGCGCCCAACAGGTGATGTTAGAGGTAACTGTCGCCGAGGTTCAGAGAAGTTTAGTCAGAAAGTTCGATGCTAATTTCCACTTCTTCCAAACCAGTGGTTCCAACTTTTCGTGGGGGGCTTCATCTGTTCCTGCTGGTGTATTGGGCGCAACACCCATCTTCGATATCCCCACCTCAACTGATTACGGGATTCTAGGGTCTTTCATCGATAGTAATACCTTATTTACTTTTGCATTGGATGTCGCTAAGCAAAATGGTGTGGCGAAAGTATTAGCAGAGCCGAATTTAACCGCATTGAGTGGTTCTAAGGCCGAGTTCTTAGCGGGTGGTGAGTTCCCTATTCCTGTTCCGGACGATGACGGTATTACTATTGAATACAAAGAGTATGGGGTAGGGCTGAAATTTATACCGACCGTACTCAGCGACCAGAAAATTAATCTGAACTTAGCGGTTGATGTGAGTGAGATTGCGAACAGCAGTTCATTAACTATCGACCCGGGTTCAACGAATGCGACTTACTTTATCCCACCAATTACACGTCGAAGCGCCTCTTCTACGCTTGAACTCGCAGATGGACAAACCATCGGTATCGCAGGGCTATTGAGCGAGAATGTTCGGGATGTCAGTAACAAAATGCCGGGTATTGGTGACGTACCGATTTTAGGCCAACTGTTTAACAGTCAAGAATACATCTCAGGAGAGACTGAGTTGGTCATTCTTGTTACTCCTCGACTCGCTAAACCAGTAGATAGAAGTAAAGTCACACTACCAACTGATGCCTTTGTTGACCCTAATGATCTGGAATATTACTTGTTAGGTAGAAGCGCTTACATTGCTGAGCCTTCTGATTCTGAAGACAAGAGTAATTCAAGTTCCGCTAAAGACATCGCGCCAACTGATGGTGGTAGCGAAGGTTCATTTGGTCATGATTTATAA
- a CDS encoding prepilin peptidase, which produces MISESLVFWALLIIVSVYDVEKHRIPNKILILLLFLYFSSALNDGFSLDTLVTSLIGAIVLFLSGLVLYFLRAMSAGDVKLLGVIGLYVGWSSLLQVSYYILIAAGMIGILYLLYNRENNSEITVRRYFEEKLMLVSGISPHLKSEPVAHFRYSNKVTMPFAPSVVIGLAMYSYFT; this is translated from the coding sequence ATGATAAGTGAATCGTTAGTTTTTTGGGCATTACTTATTATTGTTTCGGTATACGATGTTGAGAAACATCGTATACCAAATAAGATACTTATTTTATTGTTATTTTTATATTTCTCATCAGCGTTAAATGATGGGTTTTCATTGGATACGTTAGTTACTTCATTAATCGGAGCTATCGTACTTTTTTTGTCTGGCTTAGTTTTATATTTTCTGAGAGCAATGTCTGCAGGGGATGTGAAATTACTGGGTGTTATAGGGTTGTATGTTGGTTGGAGTTCATTGCTTCAAGTTTCTTATTACATACTCATAGCTGCTGGCATGATAGGGATATTATATTTACTTTATAATCGAGAAAATAATAGTGAGATAACAGTTCGAAGATATTTCGAAGAAAAACTAATGTTAGTTAGCGGAATATCACCTCACCTTAAAAGTGAGCCAGTTGCGCATTTTCGGTACTCAAATAAAGTAACAATGCCATTTGCTCCTTCAGTTGTAATAGGTTTAGCGATGTACAGTTATTTTACATAG